Proteins from one Mastacembelus armatus chromosome 16, fMasArm1.2, whole genome shotgun sequence genomic window:
- the LOC113122782 gene encoding uncharacterized protein LOC113122782 isoform X2 yields MTEYYEEGGLLYEQSPPMHIKVESPEGPFGGGASENGFPREDEDSEGSCDQNSGLPGGLPFNVVVVHPNIMAPGMSSDDLLSIEQNRAMSAALAAGGAGKRKSRFSGAELEVLVSEVTRCEGELFGPAGRLRRRERERIWAGILERVNAVSRVPRTLREVKKRWDDLKRRNGGRLADARHRSCYLPSSRGASMLGRPSQQSPRLQQARQKQSTRTKPCFPCFPDSDTGVEGSERDGLEKDEDNPERERDMGEPDCEPVDNSMEDKLGLGLGLGIGPPPPSERWLPPSPLYSAPFLNGSPQPSSPQPSLGAQQGPLEAPPRSSWLEDELRGLGEAAIQLGNRVEKSLREFGEGFRQDMRTLVASQETLAVSLQQNNVLLQRLLGVLEAQQQPQPQQHRVQQAHQSQTSQQHLQPQPSQHQQLPHVEPQQQHQTETTQQSQLQHQPQSHVVQQQSQKHQTPTQQQPQATQHSNNQSAVAVVPSPSSPDIHGTFPSNASTDTNGSMPRPRRGRAVDHRRRRRR; encoded by the exons ATGACTGAGTACTACGAGGAGGGGGGGCTGCTGTACGAGCAATCACCTCCCATGCACATCAAAGTGGAGTCTCCGGAGGGACCCTTTGGAGGGGGAGCCTCAGAAAATGGCTTCCCCAGGGAGGATGAGGACTCAGAGGGCAGCTGTGACCAAAACAGTGGATTACCTGGGGGGCTGCCCTTCAATGTGGTAGTGGTGCATCCAAACATCATGGCACCTGGCATGTCCTCAGATGACCTCCTGTCCATTGAACAAA acagagctATGTCAGCTGCATTGGCTGCTGGTGgtgcaggaaaaagaaagagtcGTTTCAGTGGGGCAGAGCTGGAGGTTTTGGTGTCAGAAGTCACTCGATGTGAAGGAGAGCTCTTTGGCCCTGCGGGAAGGCTCCGGCGGCGAGAAAGAGAGCGCATCTGGGCAGGGATCCTAGAGAGAGTCAACGCTGTGTCCAGAGTCCCACGTACCCTTCGAGAGGTAAAGAAGCGTTGGGATGATCTAAAGAGGCGCAATGGAGGCAGGCTGGCAGATGCCCGCCACCGAAGCTGTTACTTGCCGTCCAGCAGAGGGGCTTCGATGCTTGGGCGTCCTTCACAGCAAAGCCCCAGGCTTCAACAAGCCAGGCAAAAGCAAAGCACCAGAACAAAGCCCTGTTTCCCATGTTTCCCTGATTCTGATACAG GAGTGGAAGGATCTGAGAGAGATGGTTTGGAAAAAGATGAAGACAATCCTGAGCGCGAGAGAGACATGGGAGAACCTGATTGTGAACCAGTAGACAACAGCATGGAAGACAAATTGGGATTAGGACTGGGTCTGGGCATAGGACCACCCCCTCCATCAGAACGATggcttcctccttctcctctctacAGTGCTCCATTTCTCAATGGTAGCCCTCAGCCCAGCAGTCCTCAGCCATCGCTTGGAGCACAGCAAGGTCCTCTTGAAGCCCCTCCCCGCAGCTCCTGGCTTGAAGATGAGCTTCGAGGGTTAGGGGAAGCAGCAATTCAACTGGGGAACCGGGTAGAAAAGAGTCTGCGGGAGTTCGGGGAAGGTTTCAGACAGGACATGAGAACACTTGTTGCTTCGCAGGAGACATTGGCTGTCAGcctacaacaaaacaatgtcCTCTTGCAACGGCTTCTAGGAGTGCTTGAAGCCCAGcaacagccacagccacagcaaCATCGTGTGCAACAAGCGCATCAGTCACAAACATCTCAGCAGCACTTACAGCCACAGCCATCTCAGCATCAGCAGCTACCACACGTAGAACCACAGCAGCAACACCAGACTGAAACCACACAGCAGTCACAACTGCAGCATCAGCCACAGTCGCATGTTGTACAACAACAATCACAAAAGCACCAAACgccaacacagcagcagccacaggcCACTCAGCATTCGAATAATCAGTCAGCTGTAGCGGTGGTTCCCTCACCATCGTCCCCTGACATACATGGCACTTTCCCCTCGAATGCATCCACAGACACAAATGGAAGTATGCCGAGGCCACGGCGAGGAAGAGCTGTTGATCACAGGCGTAGAAGACGGCGCTGA
- the LOC113122782 gene encoding uncharacterized protein LOC113122782 isoform X1, with product MTEYYEEGGLLYEQSPPMHIKVESPEGPFGGGASENGFPREDEDSEGSCDQNSGLPGGLPFNVVVVHPNIMAPGMSSDDLLSIEQNRAMSAALAAGGAGKRKSRFSGAELEVLVSEVTRCEGELFGPAGRLRRRERERIWAGILERVNAVSRVPRTLREVKKRWDDLKRRNGGRLADARHRSCYLPSSRGASMLGRPSQQSPRLQQARQKQSTRTKPCFPCFPDSDTVGVEGSERDGLEKDEDNPERERDMGEPDCEPVDNSMEDKLGLGLGLGIGPPPPSERWLPPSPLYSAPFLNGSPQPSSPQPSLGAQQGPLEAPPRSSWLEDELRGLGEAAIQLGNRVEKSLREFGEGFRQDMRTLVASQETLAVSLQQNNVLLQRLLGVLEAQQQPQPQQHRVQQAHQSQTSQQHLQPQPSQHQQLPHVEPQQQHQTETTQQSQLQHQPQSHVVQQQSQKHQTPTQQQPQATQHSNNQSAVAVVPSPSSPDIHGTFPSNASTDTNGSMPRPRRGRAVDHRRRRRR from the exons ATGACTGAGTACTACGAGGAGGGGGGGCTGCTGTACGAGCAATCACCTCCCATGCACATCAAAGTGGAGTCTCCGGAGGGACCCTTTGGAGGGGGAGCCTCAGAAAATGGCTTCCCCAGGGAGGATGAGGACTCAGAGGGCAGCTGTGACCAAAACAGTGGATTACCTGGGGGGCTGCCCTTCAATGTGGTAGTGGTGCATCCAAACATCATGGCACCTGGCATGTCCTCAGATGACCTCCTGTCCATTGAACAAA acagagctATGTCAGCTGCATTGGCTGCTGGTGgtgcaggaaaaagaaagagtcGTTTCAGTGGGGCAGAGCTGGAGGTTTTGGTGTCAGAAGTCACTCGATGTGAAGGAGAGCTCTTTGGCCCTGCGGGAAGGCTCCGGCGGCGAGAAAGAGAGCGCATCTGGGCAGGGATCCTAGAGAGAGTCAACGCTGTGTCCAGAGTCCCACGTACCCTTCGAGAGGTAAAGAAGCGTTGGGATGATCTAAAGAGGCGCAATGGAGGCAGGCTGGCAGATGCCCGCCACCGAAGCTGTTACTTGCCGTCCAGCAGAGGGGCTTCGATGCTTGGGCGTCCTTCACAGCAAAGCCCCAGGCTTCAACAAGCCAGGCAAAAGCAAAGCACCAGAACAAAGCCCTGTTTCCCATGTTTCCCTGATTCTGATACAG TAGGAGTGGAAGGATCTGAGAGAGATGGTTTGGAAAAAGATGAAGACAATCCTGAGCGCGAGAGAGACATGGGAGAACCTGATTGTGAACCAGTAGACAACAGCATGGAAGACAAATTGGGATTAGGACTGGGTCTGGGCATAGGACCACCCCCTCCATCAGAACGATggcttcctccttctcctctctacAGTGCTCCATTTCTCAATGGTAGCCCTCAGCCCAGCAGTCCTCAGCCATCGCTTGGAGCACAGCAAGGTCCTCTTGAAGCCCCTCCCCGCAGCTCCTGGCTTGAAGATGAGCTTCGAGGGTTAGGGGAAGCAGCAATTCAACTGGGGAACCGGGTAGAAAAGAGTCTGCGGGAGTTCGGGGAAGGTTTCAGACAGGACATGAGAACACTTGTTGCTTCGCAGGAGACATTGGCTGTCAGcctacaacaaaacaatgtcCTCTTGCAACGGCTTCTAGGAGTGCTTGAAGCCCAGcaacagccacagccacagcaaCATCGTGTGCAACAAGCGCATCAGTCACAAACATCTCAGCAGCACTTACAGCCACAGCCATCTCAGCATCAGCAGCTACCACACGTAGAACCACAGCAGCAACACCAGACTGAAACCACACAGCAGTCACAACTGCAGCATCAGCCACAGTCGCATGTTGTACAACAACAATCACAAAAGCACCAAACgccaacacagcagcagccacaggcCACTCAGCATTCGAATAATCAGTCAGCTGTAGCGGTGGTTCCCTCACCATCGTCCCCTGACATACATGGCACTTTCCCCTCGAATGCATCCACAGACACAAATGGAAGTATGCCGAGGCCACGGCGAGGAAGAGCTGTTGATCACAGGCGTAGAAGACGGCGCTGA